Within Ptiloglossa arizonensis isolate GNS036 chromosome 8, iyPtiAriz1_principal, whole genome shotgun sequence, the genomic segment tattattaacagtATTGATGGTGTGGTTGGTATCTACGTGTTTTTCTTAGATCATGATAAATTAAGAACACACCGTTTTTTTCTGTACTTACTAGAATTgagtttttaatttaaaaaaaagtatacaaaatattcgttcttcttttttttattttcctttcaatTGCAAGTTTCATTTACAAATTAAAAGTTACAAATAAAAGTGTGTTTTAAGAAACTAATTTGATCGTATTATGAACACATCGGATCATTTTAATATAGTCTACACCATTTCGAAGTTTGTGCTACGAATACAATAATATATGGTTAATTTGTGTAGTAATGGGATTGGACGAGTTAACTATctttttgttcgaaaaattatatattatgtaaCACGTatgttttgaaatttaaatattttttcgttgatttttgtattttttgaccaatgtaaaattgaagaaactttACAATATTTAGAAAGGTAGTTGGTACCGAGTTTGAGCATGGAACTCTTGCTCAGGAAGGGAAAGCGATTTATATTTAGTCACCCTTAGTCGTATCTACGTTTAACCGGATGTAAAACCGAATAACTGGGATTTTCTGTGCACCTTTGCCTAGGTTGGGGGGTCCGGATCCTCTCGACTACATAAGCATGTACGAAAATCCTGGCTGCCCCGAATTAGGCGTACCACCACATTGGCATTATATCAGGTAAGTTTCATTACCTTATTTTCTATAACTCAAATTTCGTTACCCGCCTATTTCGTTTTTGTTATTTCGCTGTTCCGCAGAATTTCGATTCATTTGATGTACTTCTGGAAATGATATATATTCATAATATAATGCAAAATAATGTGTAACTAATCTCGATAATTTTTTACCTGTTTTTgcgatttaaattttaatacatgatcttaaacaaatttttgattCCAATTGCTAGCCATTTCTTTTGCACCGTGCGCAATTTTCAAAGTGACATTCTTTGTCGTGTGtcgttcgttcgagaaaaacgggtcgagttctttttttttcatagtgTAGAAAACAGGGAAGAATCTGAGAGTCAGAAAAAAAACGGGAAGTCGGGTATTCGTCAGTGTCACCCTGTTGAGCAGCAGGAGTGTACTTCTGATATGGGCGTATGTATTTTTCCGACACACCCTCGATGACATGTGTATAGCATACTTGTTACTATCATTGAGGAATTCATTTATTATACAACTACAATAAAATAAGAAAGCGACATCTTAAATGCATTaacaatacatttttttaacttTGCTGTTATACGATAAACTTTTTAATTTCCATGAGGTTCTATTTCTTTGAGGttaatatattcaaataattttcattgcgtgttatttataaacaaaattgaaattttttgcgAACTGAAACTTTTGCAATAAAATACGGGTATAAAAAGTCATTGTGATGACTCATATTATCGAAAGATAAATGAATCCCCGTTTCAGGAATTCCTTATTAAAACTTAAGCGCCGAATGACGAATGGTCTACCGCGAAAgggtgttcctttttttttttaatacatgaCCCTTCCTTCTTCAGTCTGCAGCAGCTGTTCCAATAGTTCCCTCTTTCTCTATATATAGAAAGTGTAGGGTACAGGAAGATAAAGTCGTTTAAAATGCGACGCGTCGGAAATAGATGTGCGGGACTTCCCCTTTTCCGTCTGTCCTATCTAAATATGTTCGACCATTGACTAAATCTAGTCTATTTTCCTTGGATTAAGTCTAGAATTATATTTGCTCTGCTAATTAATCTTTGAATATTCTAAGTTCATGAGTTGTGTACATTTTTGGTTtagctattttcttttttttgggtaTTGTACAATAATAACATTTCTTGATTGAAGTTTGGGTTTATCGGATCTACATGGAGATGGAAGGATACATCCAAAAAGTGGTCCTGGTCGTCCGAGTGGTTTTGGATTTGAACTGACCTTTAGATTAGTTAGAGAAAGAAATGAGATGAGTCCTCCTACATGGCCTGCAAATGTGATGCAGCAGTTAGCAAAGTATGTTTTTAATTCTGGGAATATGTTGTTGCCTGGTGACCATGTTTCATGGCATGCGCCATTGGATAATGGGAATGGTCGTATCACACAAATTTTAATGGGCAAGGATCCACAATTACCAACATCTATATGTACACCTCATGGTGATGTAAGTCgactaatttatttaatattaatcaGAAATTTTTTATGCTTACAAATATTTAGTATTAAGACTCTTTTGTTAACATTTGTATAAGCAATTAGTTTCCATTTTATTATATGTTCATCTtaagtatttttcaaattttaatctaCAATGAGATTATATGTATTCTGATAGTTGATGCGTAATGTTACAGGTTTCGTTTGTTCAAATTGTAGGAGTCACTTCTGAAGAATTGCAAGCTGCACAACATTGGAATGGCTTAGGTCTTGTAAGTTTATTAAAGACTAGCCGTTGTGGACCATGGTTGGTAACAGATATGAGACGGTTGCATTCCATTATGGAGGATGACCCCTCCATAGCAGAGAAAATACAAACTGGGATAGAGAAGGAAGGTTCTAACTTAAGTGGTGTGTCTGCAAAGTGTTGGTTTGTATTttagattaatttatttattagataTTCCGAATAAGTATATTTTATGCATATTTTATCTTATAGGTGGGTTCAAGTAAACAGTGATAGGAGTACAGAAAAAtacagagaaaaaagaaacgaatctgATGAAGAAGATGAGGATATAAAACCAGTTATAAAGTCAGAGAGATTGTCCCCTTGTGAACTAGAGTTAAATTTATCacatgaaaattttattaaaatcctACCAGGTCTTCATTTGACTTTTAATCTTGAAGCTGGATCTTTGTTACCATTAGCAATAAAGTATTTATTCTTATAATatgttattattttgtaatagatTGCCAGATGAGCAATATGActtatttgaaaaatacgacTGATTTACAGGGGTCGCGTCATGCACGGGAGGCATTTTACATTCAAATCTATATTGTCCAATACAGCTGTTACTATAGTTGCACCATCAGTTACTGGCACCCTAGTTTCTAGGGAAAAGCCATATGTAGTTCAAGGACCATGGCTACAAGTGTTACTTCCAGAAGATTTGTCAGAGAAAATGGCCCAGgagtttcaaattttaaattcgcCAAATCaggtaaataattttgcaaggtatattatttttatcattaaagtattgaatttttaaatactttacaGGTTCAATTGCCAAAGACCTTTTCTTGGCCCGAACATAAACTGGTAAT encodes:
- the Su(fu) gene encoding suppressor of fused; translation: MYGNMREREEFCRSFPPGQPTQPPTARALGLDALHSLCKEIYPDQSNPLTVTAVVKYWLGGPDPLDYISMYENPGCPELGVPPHWHYISLGLSDLHGDGRIHPKSGPGRPSGFGFELTFRLVRERNEMSPPTWPANVMQQLAKYVFNSGNMLLPGDHVSWHAPLDNGNGRITQILMGKDPQLPTSICTPHGDVSFVQIVGVTSEELQAAQHWNGLGLVSLLKTSRCGPWLVTDMRRLHSIMEDDPSIAEKIQTGIEKEGSNLSGVSAKCWWVQVNSDRSTEKYREKRNESDEEDEDIKPVIKSERLSPCELELNLSHENFIKILPGLHLTFNLEAGSLLPLAIKGRVMHGRHFTFKSILSNTAVTIVAPSVTGTLVSREKPYVVQGPWLQVLLPEDLSEKMAQEFQILNSPNQVQLPKTFSWPEHKLVITVVND